GGGACTGAACTAGGCATGACCACGGTTACGGTTATCACTGTTAAAGTTAATTAACCACCGGTTacggttagaaattttgtttaacttaAACCATAACTGTTAAATAAATGGTTAAATAATTATGGTTAAATACGGTTATATACGATTACggttatttaataatataatacggttgatattatttgatgatataatacaactgatattatttatttataattaatatgttcttttagtgtactcatatttctttatatcatatgattcatattaaataaataattgttattctaatttattatgtttttgaaacGGTTACGGTTAACAAATTACGGTTTAACTATGCGGTTAACTAACGGTTTTGATATGGTTACGGTTAATTAACAgttatggttaatataatttaatcatatatttatggttAACGGTTACGGTTTTAAACCAtttatacggttacggtttGGTTACAGTTCGGATACGGTCTGGTTATGGTCcgaaatacggttacggtttaattttggtcatgCCTAGACTGAACCACGCAGTCTCGGCGACGAATTATCACTCTCGGGACTGAACAGCACAGATTCGTCAAGTAAAACCCCTTCGATCGCTCTTCTTCCCATCTCTCTCCACCACTACTGAGGAACAACACGGTGGCGAATTGAGCCGTTAAACCCAATCATCGGAAAAAGTGTTATCTTTAACGTAATAACATTATTACCCTCACTATTGTAAAAGCCCAATACGTAAAGTTGAGGGTTATTTCagtaattaaacaaaaagacaaaagcaAAGCCNtttttttttttttttttttttttttttttttttttttttttgtctctctacgcccaaaagaaaaaacaatcatTTTGAAATAATCAGATCAAGTAGATCGGAAACTTTGAAAGTGAGAcacgaagaaagaagagatactTACTTAGGGGTTTTAATCGAATGTCCGCAAGATGAATCGAGTAACGTCTTCTTCAAATGCGCaaacgaagaagaaactttCTAATTCTCAGTCGCAGCCGCCGGAGAAAAAGGAGAGGAACGTGAAAAGTGAGAGATTTCCAGTGAACCCTTTGAGAGGTTTGAGTACAAGAAGCTGTGGAAGCAGCAATGCGAGTGAAGCATCCAACGGTAGTCACAGGTTCTTGCTTTCTCATTCTttctcatcgtcttcttcatcttcttcttcgttgggAGTTGTTCCTCGTCGACCATTGAAATCAGTGGCTAAAACCCCCAAATCTGCTCCCGTTGTGAGTAAACCCTTAATTAGAAAGAAACCAAGGTCTACGGAGGAGATTAAGTTGAAATCAACTCTTACTGAGAAACCCAATTTGCATAAGTCTCAGAGATGTAAGACCAATCCTGTGTCTGGAAAGAGACCAACTTGTAAAGTTACCATGAAGCCTGATAAAGCTTCAGTTTTGAAGAAACAATCTTCTGTTTCTAGAGAGGTTAAGCAGCTTAGAGATAGCCAAACTACGATTAGAGTAGATGACAGTATTGCTCAGAGTACTCCTTTGTCTAAGTTAGGAACTGGATCTGATTTAACATATAGAAGCAAGGGTGAAGCTACAGATGATGGTGGTAGATTAAGTAGCAACAGTAGTAGTAATCAAGACAGGACACCACCTGCTCAAGCTTCGGTGTCTCCAGAGATACAGTGTGGATCGTCTATGAATTTTTCTGCATCAACTCAATCACAAGCTTGTTATGCTGCTGGCCATTTACTCTCAGGTGTTAGTGATAAGAGGAAGTGCAAGCCTAAAGGGTTACTCACTGTCGGTGAAAATGGTTTTGAGGTTGGTAAGGGCAAGATACTGAATGATTCTGATGAATTTAATGAGGGAGATTTTGGTAATGATGGAAGTTGCGATAACACATCTATGATGCCTTTGCCTGCGGATGCGTCAGTGCACTGGCTTTTATCTCCTTGCGATGAGGAGAAAGAACATGAGAAGGAATTATATGAAGATGGCTTCTCTCAGTTTCCTCAAATCGTTGACTGTGTTGGCCATGAGACTCCTTCGCCATTATCAGATCGTAGTGCTTCTCCGGATTATTTATGCAACATTAGCAGCGGCAGAAGTCTTTCACCCATGGATATATGTAAAGAGACTACGAGAAGGATCAGTTCTTCGCTTTCTCCTAATGAGCTTTTTCGGTTCAGAAGGTTTATGCACCTCTCATCCTGTGATGGTGAAGCTTCAGCATTCGACAGTACCCCTACATGTGAGCTGGATCCTTCTGAGCATTTGAAAGGAGACAAACTGTCTCCCTTATCTGTTGATACGCTAGGAAGCGAGAATGTAATTCAAACACCAGAATCCAGCTCAAGCTTTGACAATTATTTTGGACTCTCGTGTTCCCAAGCTGAAATCCAAAAGACACATGATGTTGGTTCAGATTTGGAATCACTGACAATGACGTTTCAGTCAACCGATTTGTCACCAAGGATCCAGGCTTCATCGCAGGACCCGAGCTGTTCAAGTTTCAACTTTGAGTCTTTGGCCACATCTTCTGATTCCATTGATCTCTCACAGTTTCAGAGAGCTTTAGTTGACAGGAGTTGTTGTCATCCACATGTTACACTGGATAAAGTGTCAAGGACACATGTGGGAGTAGAGAAACTTAATAGCCACATGCCTGAAGTGAAATCCCAACAGATTACAGATACTGAATTCGTTATgcaaaattacaaagaaagttCTGCTCCTCCAGGAAAAGGAAGGGAACTGCTTCCATGCTCTGCTGCGGAGTCAATAAGCACTGATGGTGGAGGTCTGATTTGTTCTGAGGATTCAAATTGGATGGCATGCTACAAGAATTAACTTCCTAGACGAATAGATATATAGCATCGGTTTCTTTGTAAGTAGATCCACGCTAGCAGGTAGCTGAAGGAAATTTCCTTCTGTATTTGTGTTTCACTTGTTGAGTTGTCTTTAAATTTTCCACTATAAACTGCATTTTTTCTTATGAGCACATCAAGATTTCTTGAAACTCATTTTGGTAAAGCATTGAACTTTCTGTTGCCAAGCTTCTCAAAGTACAGGAGAAGGATCCACACGGCTATCATGATTGTTAATTCGTTATGTTCtcgtgtttttggtttttttctatAGGAGGACACTTTTCCTGATACCTTTCCTTTGTTCAATGTTTAAAAAGAGGTTAAGTCTTTGTGAATGAATGTGTAAAACTCTATACAGTCTTAACACTGAAATGTCTGTTGCTCAGTTCTCAAACTAAAGTAGAACGAATCACACGATTATTGGGATCactatattcttttcttttggtttcttctattGAACGGACGTTGTTGTTTCAATATCTTTTAATGAAAGGTTGATACTTTTCTTTTCCTGATACTTCTTTGCTTCAGGTTCGGTAAAAAGCCAAGTCTTTGAGAATATATAACTCTATACAATCTTTCGGTAAATCTTGAATATTTTGGTTCCTCAGCTCTTAAAGTACAGGAGAAGGATTCTCACACGAATATGGGGATTGCTATATTCTtgtcttttggtttcttaaaaGGACATTGTTGTTTCAGTATCTTTTAATAAGAGTTTCATACTTAAAACTCTTCGTGATACATTTCCTTTGCTTAAGGTCTTGGGCAAAAATCTTATTCTTTaaggagaaacaaagaaaaaaaaaaggttctttGAAGAGCTTTCCAAACCACACATAACCTTTTAATGTCATGCTGATCAAGAACCGATTGATACTTTCTACTTTCCACATATTCAGCCATTTCTTTTGTCTGGTTTGGCTTTGCTGATTGAttcagtaatatatatatcttcttgttATAATCTAATTTCCTCTAGACAAAACCAAGTTTTTATGAGTCATGACCATCTCTGAGGAAACAGTGTCACACTATGCTGAAACTACATATGGAAGGAGGAGCAAAGATGTTGATGAAGCTCGCAGAATTTACCAACCGAAACAGAGTGACATCACCGGAAATAGAGTGACATCACCGGTAAAATCATCATTTTCACCCTTGCTGGGCTTTGCATTCtgctcttcatcttcatcatcatcggtTTGTTTTTCATAGCCAAGCCACTGAAAGCAAGCTTGACATCTGTTGCTGTAAGAAGCCTCAGCTACAACAAGGATACATCATCATCGCTTTACTTCAACTCAACACTGGCTATGGAAATCAGAATTGAGAATCCTAATCTCGGGTTCTTTGAGTTTCCCACTAGTAAAGGAGATATCTTTTACAACGGCCAAGTTGTTGGTGAAATGAGGATTAGTGGACAACGAGTGGCTTCTTTTGGTGCCATAAGAACAGAGGTTAGGACAGAAGTGGGTTACAAAGGGAATCAAAGATCACCTGTTTGGTTGAAGAATGATATTGAGAGAAGGCTAATAATCCTTAACACCAGAGCTAAACTGAGAGGTGAAGTACACTTAAAGTCTTTAAACAAGAGAACAGTGAGTTTGAATTGTCTAATGCATCTTAATCTGAACGATGAGGTGATTCATCGTTTGTGGTGTAAATGATAGACTTTAGTTTGTTCCATAGGCCTTTTTGGGtaactaactttttattttagcttaTACATATTAGCGTATTTATAAGTGAATATTGTATAACttagtttattttatcataaaacttgatattaaaataTCATACGTGATATGTTTATACTTTTTCATAAGAGCGAAACTAAACCTCAGATTTATGATTATGTCCTATACATTTTCCATGGTGgtagataataaaaaaaataaattgagatGCTACAAATCTGTAGTTCTGAAATGTCAAGTTTCGATTTTACAACAAGAGATTCCAATCTTTAATtcttatcttcctctttttgtcACTTTCTTTATCTCTTATCATCAGATAAAAAGTGTCGCTTtagaataataattcaatatggTTAGTATTTGTTAGCGTAAGAAACATCATCAGCTTTGTCGTCACTTGTTTAATTTACTTCATGCTTCTTATCATATATACTCCTTAGACGCAAGGCAAGCATATTTGATGCTATGActgaaacaaataataataatattgatttaCATTTTAGCATATGGTTTTTATAcggttttataaaaccaaactgTACCAAACCGAATTGTAAATGGTTTGATATGGTCTTAGTTTTTATAAAAGTGAAAGCCATTGTATAAGAGATTTCATGTTATGTACCTTAAGTAGGTCAAAATAATCCTCTCCGATTTGCTCAGTTGTTTGCGTGTTGTCGTCGTTTTCTGCAGGTTCAGTGATAATTCATGAAAACGACAAAATAGGTAATTCCTCCTTCCTGCAAATAATGTCATATTTATAGGTGAATATTggaataatttattattatgtcCTCCTTGCTGCAAATATGAATATTGGAATAATGTCATATTTGTGCATATGACTAGAAATTAGGTCATTTCGCTAactaatttatgattatgtaCTATGCATTTTCCATATTTATAGGTGAAGTACACTTAAATGCTTTGAACAAGAGAACAGTGAATTTGAATTGTCTAGTGCATCTTAATCTGAAGGATGAGGTGATTCAACGTTTGTggtaggcctgggcattcggttaaccattcggtttcggttcggttgtattcggtttcggttattttggatatagtaatatagtaacc
The Camelina sativa cultivar DH55 chromosome 6, Cs, whole genome shotgun sequence genome window above contains:
- the LOC104793337 gene encoding uncharacterized protein LOC104793337, whose product is MNRVTSSSNAQTKKKLSNSQSQPPEKKERNVKSERFPVNPLRGLSTRSCGSSNASEASNGSHRFLLSHSFSSSSSSSSSLGVVPRRPLKSVAKTPKSAPVVSKPLIRKKPRSTEEIKLKSTLTEKPNLHKSQRCKTNPVSGKRPTCKVTMKPDKASVLKKQSSVSREVKQLRDSQTTIRVDDSIAQSTPLSKLGTGSDLTYRSKGEATDDGGRLSSNSSSNQDRTPPAQASVSPEIQCGSSMNFSASTQSQACYAAGHLLSGVSDKRKCKPKGLLTVGENGFEVGKGKILNDSDEFNEGDFGNDGSCDNTSMMPLPADASVHWLLSPCDEEKEHEKELYEDGFSQFPQIVDCVGHETPSPLSDRSASPDYLCNISSGRSLSPMDICKETTRRISSSLSPNELFRFRRFMHLSSCDGEASAFDSTPTCELDPSEHLKGDKLSPLSVDTLGSENVIQTPESSSSFDNYFGLSCSQAEIQKTHDVGSDLESLTMTFQSTDLSPRIQASSQDPSCSSFNFESLATSSDSIDLSQFQRALVDRSCCHPHVTLDKVSRTHVGVEKLNSHMPEVKSQQITDTEFVMQNYKESSAPPGKGRELLPCSAAESISTDGGGLICSEDSNWMACYKN